The Clostridioides difficile genome has a segment encoding these proteins:
- the nrdE gene encoding class 1b ribonucleoside-diphosphate reductase subunit alpha codes for MNWIELNNQVIIKNEQGKYQLEKDKEALSSYIEEFINPKLKKFDNLEERLKYLIDEGYYLEEVIHKYSMDFIKNIYKLIKEHKFKFQSYMSANKFYQNYALKSNDGKEILETYNEKVLIVALTLGNGDESLALNLADKIVKQEFQPATPTFLNAGRKRAGEMVSCFLLSVEDSTEGISYAISSSNHLSKIGGGVALNLSKLRASGESIKDIEGAAGGVVGVAKMLEQSFSYFNQMGARQGSGAVYLTVFHPDFELLMDTKKINADEKIRLATLSLGAIIPDKFMELAEKNEVAYAFYPHTVYKKYGVYLDEIEMSEWYDRLANDNDIRKKEINPRQMLTKIAQMQQESGYPYVVYIDTANREHTLKEVGMVKMSNLCCEIFQYQTSSEIEGYGGENKWGQDISCNLGSLNIANVMDNKTIESTVETSIRALTFVADKTDIKPVPTVNNSNSKSHSIGLGAMNLHGYLVRENILYTSEDAVEFSDVFFAMVRYYSIKASMKIAIEKNQTFEGFEKSEYAKGRKSKVLSKYYEQSYLPKSEKVKALFEGIYIPTKEDWTKLLDDVKEKGIYNAYLMAIAPTQSISYVQNATSSIMPITEPVEVRTYGDSTTIYPMPFLTNENMLYYQSAYRMDMRKVIDLVSTVQQHVDQGISTTLFVTDEKTTRDIARQYIYAYKKGLKSLYYTRTKMTRDTHECLVCSV; via the coding sequence ATGAATTGGATAGAGCTTAACAATCAAGTGATAATTAAAAATGAACAAGGCAAATATCAGCTGGAAAAGGATAAGGAAGCCCTAAGTAGTTACATAGAAGAATTTATAAATCCAAAATTAAAGAAATTTGACAATCTAGAGGAAAGATTGAAGTACTTAATAGATGAAGGTTATTATTTGGAAGAAGTAATACATAAATATAGTATGGATTTTATTAAAAACATATACAAACTTATTAAAGAACATAAATTTAAATTTCAGTCATATATGAGTGCAAATAAATTTTATCAAAATTATGCATTAAAAAGTAATGATGGAAAAGAGATATTAGAAACATATAATGAAAAAGTATTAATTGTAGCCTTAACATTAGGAAATGGTGATGAGAGTTTAGCTTTAAACTTGGCAGACAAAATAGTAAAACAAGAATTCCAACCAGCAACTCCTACATTTTTAAATGCTGGAAGAAAAAGAGCAGGAGAAATGGTATCATGTTTTTTACTATCTGTAGAAGATAGTACAGAAGGTATTTCATATGCTATCTCTTCCTCAAATCATTTATCAAAAATAGGTGGAGGGGTTGCACTAAACTTATCTAAGCTTAGAGCATCAGGTGAATCTATTAAAGATATAGAGGGTGCAGCTGGAGGTGTTGTTGGAGTAGCTAAAATGTTGGAACAATCATTCAGCTATTTTAACCAAATGGGAGCTAGACAAGGTTCTGGTGCAGTTTATCTCACAGTATTTCATCCTGATTTTGAATTATTGATGGATACTAAAAAGATAAATGCTGATGAAAAAATAAGACTTGCTACATTATCGTTAGGAGCTATTATACCTGATAAATTTATGGAATTAGCAGAAAAAAATGAAGTAGCCTATGCATTTTATCCTCATACTGTATACAAAAAGTATGGAGTTTACCTTGACGAGATAGAAATGAGTGAGTGGTATGATAGGTTAGCTAATGACAACGATATAAGAAAAAAAGAAATAAACCCTAGACAAATGTTAACTAAAATAGCACAAATGCAACAAGAAAGTGGATATCCATATGTAGTGTACATAGATACAGCCAATAGGGAACATACATTGAAAGAGGTTGGTATGGTAAAAATGTCTAACTTGTGCTGTGAAATATTCCAATATCAAACATCTTCAGAAATAGAAGGTTATGGTGGAGAAAATAAATGGGGGCAAGATATAAGTTGTAACCTTGGTTCTTTAAATATAGCAAATGTTATGGACAATAAAACTATAGAAAGTACAGTTGAGACATCAATAAGAGCATTGACATTTGTAGCAGATAAAACAGACATAAAGCCAGTACCAACTGTAAATAATAGTAATAGTAAGTCTCATTCTATAGGATTGGGGGCTATGAATCTGCATGGATATTTAGTAAGAGAAAATATTTTATATACTTCAGAGGATGCTGTGGAGTTTTCTGATGTGTTTTTTGCAATGGTTAGATACTATTCAATTAAAGCATCTATGAAAATAGCTATAGAAAAAAATCAAACTTTTGAAGGGTTTGAAAAATCAGAGTATGCTAAGGGAAGAAAGAGCAAGGTATTATCAAAATACTATGAACAATCTTACCTACCTAAGTCGGAAAAGGTAAAAGCATTATTTGAAGGTATTTATATACCAACAAAAGAAGATTGGACAAAATTATTGGATGATGTCAAAGAAAAAGGTATATATAATGCATATTTAATGGCAATAGCACCAACTCAAAGCATTAGTTATGTTCAAAATGCAACATCAAGTATAATGCCAATTACTGAGCCAGTAGAAGTAAGAACATATGGAGATTCAACTACAATATATCCAATGCCGTTTTTAACTAATGAAAATATGTTGTATTATCAATCGGCATATAGAATGGATATGAGAAAAGTTATAGATTTAGTATCAACAGTTCAACAACATGTTGACCAAGGAATATCAACAACATTGTTTGTTACAGATGAAAAGACAACTAGAGATATAGCTAGACAATACATATATGCATATAAAAAAGGTCTGAAAAGTTTATATTACACAAGAACAAAGATGACAAGAGATACTCATGAGTGTCTAGTATGTTCAGTATAA
- the nrdF gene encoding class 1b ribonucleoside-diphosphate reductase subunit beta — MTFKLHKTHDAVNWNKEEDGFTQAFWEQNVKQFWLPEEISVSKDIKVWNELSDKEKDLYKKVLGGLTLLDTKQGNNGIPSMMSLTDNLQRKAVLSFMGTMEEIHAKSYSSIFMTLLSNSEIDDLFEWIETEPTLQRKADLVLAQYENTTNQKNLYLSMVTSVFLESFLFYSGFFYPLYMSGQGKMVASGEIISLILRDESLHGKYIGLLAQEIYNSFDNNDKKKLEDEMYSILHSLMENEIEYTNVIYKESGFEEEVVDFLKYNANRALENLGFEKLYTVGAINPIVLNGLSTETKTHDFFSTKGNGYQKGVYEELEDEDFII, encoded by the coding sequence ATGACATTTAAATTACATAAAACACATGATGCAGTTAATTGGAATAAAGAAGAAGATGGATTCACGCAGGCTTTTTGGGAACAAAATGTAAAACAGTTTTGGCTTCCTGAAGAAATATCTGTTTCTAAAGATATTAAGGTGTGGAATGAATTAAGTGATAAAGAAAAAGACTTATATAAAAAAGTATTGGGTGGACTTACATTGTTGGATACAAAGCAGGGGAATAATGGGATTCCATCGATGATGAGTTTAACAGATAATCTTCAAAGAAAAGCAGTTTTATCTTTTATGGGTACTATGGAAGAAATACATGCAAAAAGTTATTCTTCTATATTTATGACATTGCTTTCCAACTCTGAGATAGATGATTTATTTGAATGGATAGAAACAGAGCCAACATTACAACGAAAGGCTGATTTAGTTTTAGCTCAATATGAAAATACTACAAACCAAAAGAATTTATATTTATCAATGGTTACAAGTGTATTTTTAGAGAGTTTCTTGTTTTATTCAGGATTTTTTTATCCATTGTATATGTCTGGTCAAGGAAAAATGGTGGCTAGTGGAGAAATAATATCACTTATTCTTAGAGATGAGTCTTTACATGGTAAATATATAGGGCTTCTTGCACAAGAAATATACAACTCATTTGACAATAATGATAAGAAAAAATTAGAAGATGAGATGTATTCAATACTTCATAGTCTTATGGAAAATGAGATAGAGTACACAAATGTTATATACAAAGAAAGTGGGTTTGAAGAAGAGGTCGTAGATTTTTTGAAATACAATGCGAATAGAGCTTTAGAAAATTTAGGATTTGAGAAGTTATATACTGTAGGGGCTATAAATCCAATTGTATTAAATGGTCTTAGTACTGAAACTAAAACACATGATTTCTTTTCAACTAAGGGTAATGGATACCAAAAAGGAGTGTATGAGGAATTAGAAGATGAAGATTTTATAATATAA
- a CDS encoding GyrI-like domain-containing protein, which translates to MKYEWRKKDKKLYLPNENPAIVEVPEQKFIMIKGKGNPNDKEFSDAIGVLYSLAYAIKTMPKKGIEPEGYFDYTVFPLEALWDKTEESKCSSTLIKEELIYTIMIRQPDFVTQDLLSKAIEIVKKKKPHNMIENVEFGIINDGLCVQMLHKGSYDNEPESFNIMNEFCKENKFIRKSDIHREIYITNESKVSNVDLLKTVLRFEVKKEM; encoded by the coding sequence ATGAAATATGAATGGAGAAAAAAAGATAAAAAGTTATATTTACCTAATGAGAATCCTGCAATAGTTGAAGTTCCAGAACAGAAATTTATTATGATAAAAGGAAAAGGAAATCCAAATGATAAAGAATTTAGTGATGCAATTGGTGTTCTATACTCTTTAGCATATGCAATAAAAACTATGCCTAAAAAGGGGATTGAGCCAGAAGGTTATTTTGATTATACTGTTTTTCCTTTAGAGGCTCTATGGGATAAAACAGAAGAGAGTAAATGCTCAAGTACACTTATTAAGGAAGAATTGATTTATACTATAATGATACGTCAACCAGATTTTGTTACACAAGATTTATTAAGTAAAGCAATTGAGATAGTAAAAAAGAAAAAGCCACATAATATGATTGAAAATGTTGAGTTTGGAATTATTAATGATGGATTATGTGTTCAAATGCTTCATAAAGGTTCATATGACAATGAACCAGAAAGTTTTAATATTATGAATGAATTTTGCAAGGAAAATAAGTTTATAAGAAAATCTGATATACATCGTGAAATATATATAACTAATGAAAGTAAAGTATCAAATGTTGATTTATTAAAAACTGTTTTGCGCTTTGAAGTAAAAAAGGAGATGTAA
- a CDS encoding YafY family transcriptional regulator yields the protein MKSNRLFEIIYILLGKKKITATELAEHFEVSRRTICRDIEILSSSGIPIYTGKGRNGGIGILDNFTFDKSILSEQEQKEILASLESLNALKYPNIDSTLAKLKPLFSKSDTNWISVDFSHWGSDDREKDKFVKIKSAILDCNIITFEYIDTYGKMSSRCVEPLMIWFKEKSWYLKAYCRKKNDYRIFKIIRMRNICVCEQTFLRRISTEAGEIKESEYKNIILKLKISKDIAYRVYDEFDIDNISDDNNGNFIVTVQYPQNDWIYGYILSFGKNIEVLEPMDIRDKILQIIDDIKIKYL from the coding sequence ATGAAAAGTAATAGATTATTTGAAATTATTTATATCCTGCTAGGTAAGAAAAAAATAACTGCAACAGAATTAGCTGAACATTTTGAAGTATCTAGACGTACTATTTGTAGAGATATTGAAATATTGTCATCTTCTGGGATTCCAATTTATACTGGCAAAGGTAGAAATGGTGGTATAGGTATTTTAGATAATTTTACTTTTGATAAATCTATTTTATCTGAGCAAGAGCAGAAAGAAATTTTAGCTTCACTGGAGAGTTTAAACGCACTTAAGTATCCAAATATTGATTCTACACTGGCAAAACTTAAACCTTTATTTTCTAAATCAGATACAAATTGGATAAGTGTTGATTTTTCTCATTGGGGTAGTGATGATAGAGAAAAAGATAAATTTGTAAAGATAAAATCTGCTATATTAGATTGTAATATTATAACTTTTGAATATATCGACACTTATGGAAAAATGAGTTCACGTTGTGTAGAGCCACTTATGATTTGGTTTAAAGAAAAATCATGGTATCTTAAAGCATATTGTCGAAAAAAAAATGATTATAGAATTTTTAAAATTATAAGGATGAGAAATATCTGCGTTTGTGAGCAAACTTTTCTAAGGCGTATATCAACAGAAGCAGGAGAAATAAAAGAAAGCGAGTATAAAAATATCATTTTGAAATTGAAAATTTCTAAAGATATAGCATATAGAGTATATGACGAATTTGATATTGACAATATATCAGATGATAACAATGGAAATTTTATAGTGACTGTACAATATCCACAAAACGACTGGATTTATGGATATATACTTTCTTTTGGAAAAAATATTGAGGTATTAGAACCAATGGATATTAGAGATAAGATTTTACAGATTATTGATGATATTAAAATAAAATATTTGTGA
- a CDS encoding ABC transporter permease — MDNKINDKLLRLIKSVLIFFIILVLWKITNYFGIWSEYILPPPEKVYSTFLNMINDGSIFINVYASMKRVLIGFAISTIIGIPLGIFFGIYGKVYEYFKSLINFLRNTPPLALIPMLILWFGIGEESKIIIIILASFFPIFTSTLKGIRNCDSKLIEVGRVFELSKLQIIFRIIIPNAILDIAVGLKLALGYSFRAIIGAELVAASSGLGYLISDGKEMSRTDVVIVGIIVIGLLGIITDYIFSIIVKKVSKGKMVEAYE; from the coding sequence ATGGACAATAAAATTAATGATAAACTTTTGAGGTTAATAAAAAGTGTTTTGATATTTTTTATAATTCTTGTATTGTGGAAAATTACAAATTATTTTGGTATTTGGAGTGAATATATACTACCACCACCTGAAAAAGTGTATAGTACATTTTTAAATATGATAAATGATGGTTCAATATTTATTAATGTATATGCAAGTATGAAAAGAGTTTTGATAGGGTTTGCAATAAGTACAATTATAGGTATTCCTTTAGGTATATTTTTTGGAATCTATGGCAAAGTTTATGAGTATTTTAAATCATTGATAAATTTTTTGAGAAATACACCACCACTTGCTTTAATACCAATGCTTATACTGTGGTTTGGTATAGGTGAAGAATCAAAAATAATAATTATAATTTTGGCATCTTTTTTCCCAATCTTTACAAGTACATTAAAGGGGATTAGAAATTGTGATTCAAAGTTAATTGAAGTAGGTAGAGTATTTGAATTGTCAAAGCTTCAGATTATATTTAGAATAATTATTCCTAATGCAATTCTCGATATTGCAGTTGGTCTAAAGTTAGCACTTGGATATAGTTTTAGAGCAATTATAGGAGCTGAACTTGTAGCTGCTTCGTCAGGTCTTGGATACTTAATATCTGATGGAAAAGAAATGTCTAGAACAGATGTTGTTATTGTAGGAATAATTGTAATTGGGCTTCTAGGAATAATTACAGACTATATATTTTCAATTATTGTAAAAAAGGTAAGCAAAGGAAAGATGGTGGAAGCATATGAGTAA
- a CDS encoding ABC transporter ATP-binding protein: MSNSVCNSGYIIRNLSKSYKVDNEEHIVLSDICLNIDRSHITVILGESGCGKTTLLRAIASLEDINSGEIRFVKDNKEYRPNVGFVFQESRLMPWLNVSENIAFHNQQKSTILNKILNKLNHSKSTINKDRNDNLIHLNGKDDLSKSNKPDSLDIEKYLKMMNLQKFRNSYPNELSGGMAQRVSIARALSFNPDMLFMDEPFSALDYFTRIDMQNEVIRIHKSTNKGVIFVTHDIDEALKIGKKIVVFTNERKIEEFDIEDDYNRDLTSNYYIKLKKDILMTMKSNKSI; the protein is encoded by the coding sequence ATGAGTAATTCAGTATGTAATTCTGGGTATATAATCAGAAATCTATCTAAAAGTTATAAGGTTGATAATGAAGAACATATAGTGCTTAGTGATATTTGTTTAAATATAGATAGAAGTCATATAACTGTAATTTTAGGTGAAAGTGGATGTGGTAAGACTACTTTACTCAGGGCAATTGCATCACTTGAAGATATAAATAGTGGTGAGATTAGGTTTGTAAAAGATAATAAAGAGTATAGACCTAATGTTGGCTTTGTGTTTCAAGAAAGTAGGTTGATGCCTTGGCTAAATGTAAGTGAAAATATAGCTTTTCACAATCAACAAAAAAGTACTATTTTAAATAAAATACTCAATAAGTTAAATCACTCAAAAAGTACCATTAATAAGGATAGAAATGATAATCTTATACATTTGAATGGCAAAGATGATTTAAGTAAATCAAACAAACCAGATAGTCTTGATATAGAAAAATATCTTAAAATGATGAATTTACAAAAGTTTAGAAATTCTTATCCAAATGAGCTTTCAGGAGGTATGGCACAGAGAGTAAGTATAGCTAGAGCACTTTCTTTTAATCCAGATATGTTGTTTATGGACGAGCCTTTTTCAGCACTAGATTATTTTACAAGGATTGATATGCAAAATGAAGTTATAAGAATACATAAATCAACTAATAAAGGCGTAATATTTGTAACTCATGATATTGATGAAGCATTAAAGATAGGCAAAAAAATAGTTGTTTTTACAAATGAAAGAAAAATAGAAGAATTTGATATAGAGGATGATTATAATAGAGATTTAACTTCAAATTACTATATTAAATTAAAAAAAGATATTTTAATGACAATGAAATCAAATAAAAGCATTTAA
- a CDS encoding NrtA/SsuA/CpmA family ABC transporter substrate-binding protein has product MKLKKLLIGMTILTLTTASLAGCAKKNDGENLSEINLTYVKSPLNVPSIIQKQDDLFGKEFKKDNIAVNFHEITTGPEQTQALAAGEIDFLHALGGTSALIAASNGVDLKILNTYSRSPKGFMILTNNDSIKSAADLSGKKVAGPKGTILHQVLIAALDKEGLSMDDVEFVNMGIPEASAALSDGSVDAALIAGPAALKSMKSGSKLVANGEGLVDGIIVTAVSTDFAEKHPEIVERFMKVEKETLEYVNNNFDEAMEKVAKEVDLSVEETKELYTWYDFSLDITDKDISSLEDTQDFLIKNGLQEKRVNIKELIYKAK; this is encoded by the coding sequence ATGAAATTAAAAAAACTATTGATAGGTATGACAATATTAACACTTACAACGGCATCTTTAGCTGGATGTGCAAAAAAGAATGATGGTGAAAATCTTTCAGAAATAAATTTAACTTATGTAAAATCACCACTAAATGTACCTTCTATAATTCAAAAACAAGATGATTTATTTGGGAAAGAATTTAAAAAGGATAATATAGCAGTTAATTTTCATGAAATAACTACAGGTCCAGAGCAAACACAAGCTTTAGCAGCTGGAGAGATAGATTTTTTACATGCATTAGGAGGAACATCAGCTTTGATAGCAGCATCTAATGGTGTGGATTTAAAAATATTAAATACTTATAGTAGATCACCAAAAGGATTTATGATTTTAACAAATAACGATTCAATAAAATCAGCAGCAGATTTGTCTGGCAAGAAGGTAGCTGGGCCAAAAGGAACTATATTACATCAAGTATTAATTGCAGCACTTGATAAAGAAGGATTAAGTATGGATGATGTTGAGTTTGTCAATATGGGTATTCCAGAAGCATCAGCAGCTCTTTCTGATGGTAGTGTTGATGCTGCATTGATTGCTGGACCAGCAGCTCTTAAATCTATGAAGTCTGGAAGTAAACTTGTAGCAAATGGTGAAGGTTTGGTAGATGGTATAATAGTAACTGCTGTTAGTACAGACTTTGCTGAAAAACATCCAGAGATAGTTGAAAGATTTATGAAAGTCGAAAAAGAAACTTTAGAATATGTAAACAATAATTTTGATGAAGCCATGGAAAAGGTAGCAAAAGAAGTTGATTTAAGCGTCGAAGAAACTAAAGAGTTATATACTTGGTATGATTTTAGTTTGGATATAACAGATAAAGATATATCTTCTCTTGAAGATACACAAGATTTCTTAATAAAAAATGGATTACAAGAGAAAAGAGTAAACATAAAAGAATTAATATATAAAGCTAAATAG